A genomic region of Ignavibacteria bacterium contains the following coding sequences:
- the murQ gene encoding N-acetylmuramic acid 6-phosphate etherase — MEGSKKVFEEIKNLLTEQRNPNSMDIDSKSTTEILRIINEEDKKVPYAVEKEIPYIAQAVEFVVDSFKKGGRLLYFGAGTSGRLGVVDAAECPPTFGTPHELVQGFIAGGREAMFVAQEGAEDKEENGANDVLKANVTSKDTVVGIAASRRTPYVVGAIKKAKELGAKTVFITSNPRKEFNIKEVDVAICPEVGPEVIMGSTRMKSGTAQKLILNMITTTAMIRIGKVYENMMIDLQMTNQKLVERSKRIVMIITGVSYEEAEKYLKEAKGNVKTALVMILANVDYEEAVRRLELSDGFVRKAIEGKFD, encoded by the coding sequence ATGGAAGGAAGTAAAAAAGTATTTGAAGAAATAAAAAATCTTCTTACTGAACAAAGAAATCCAAACAGTATGGATATCGATTCAAAATCAACAACTGAAATTCTTAGAATTATAAATGAAGAAGATAAAAAAGTCCCATATGCTGTTGAAAAGGAAATACCATACATTGCTCAAGCAGTTGAATTTGTTGTCGATTCCTTCAAGAAAGGAGGACGACTTTTATATTTCGGGGCTGGAACAAGTGGCAGGCTTGGTGTTGTAGATGCGGCAGAGTGCCCTCCAACATTTGGGACTCCTCACGAATTGGTTCAGGGGTTCATTGCAGGTGGTCGTGAAGCTATGTTTGTTGCACAAGAAGGTGCAGAAGATAAAGAAGAAAATGGAGCCAATGATGTTTTAAAAGCAAATGTTACATCAAAAGATACAGTTGTAGGAATTGCAGCAAGTCGAAGAACTCCCTATGTCGTCGGTGCAATAAAAAAAGCTAAAGAGTTAGGAGCAAAGACGGTTTTTATAACTTCTAATCCGAGAAAGGAATTTAATATTAAAGAGGTTGATGTTGCTATTTGTCCAGAGGTTGGTCCAGAGGTAATTATGGGTTCGACACGAATGAAAAGTGGGACAGCACAAAAGTTAATTCTTAATATGATAACCACTACAGCAATGATTAGAATTGGTAAAGTTTATGAGAATATGATGATTGATTTACAGATGACAAATCAAAAGTTAGTTGAACGTTCGAAACGAATTGTGATGATTATTACCGGCGTCAGTTACGAAGAAGCAGAAAAATATCTAAAAGAAGCAAAAGGAAATGTTAAGACTGCTCTTGTAATGATTCTTGCTAATGTAGATTATGAAGAAGCAGTTCGCAGACTAGAATTAAGTGATGGTTTTGTAAGAAAAGCTATTGAAGGTAAATTTGATTAA
- the mfd gene encoding transcription-repair coupling factor: MKYLDTIKIITKYHLLFEPIIQRLEGESTFSILKLPLSLKTYLTIELFKKDFTPFLICENYIQARQIKSELELLGLVEQSILFTFEQEDIHSLSTEEFLTQIQKDKFIIVTTPKTLDIKVQSKDVFERNQILISKDTKLSYNELIQLLEELNYSRQKFVESKGEFAVRGSIIDIFSYSHTTPVRIEFDGDEISSLRLFDPESQRSFQIINEYPIYSTNLSEFVEKDSSLFDYASNPILITREIFLLDRADELRTYKLIVEKEFHSKELIDFRIRSIPSIHKNLEILEYELKKLVKENYRIVITSDQESQLQRVKDLLLEYSEFFLERIDDGTIKFELIPVLDGFILEENKVAIFPEHQIFERPFFISSRSVKKPKTSSTQFLKTIQIGDYVVHSDYGIGKFLGLEQIKFDDTTHEAIKIAFADNDIVYVNINYLHKVKKYSSKEGAVPKLSKPGTAEWKNTKEKIKEKIKDAVQELIRLYAERKASKGFKFSADTVWQKELEASFYYEDTPDQIKVTEEIKRDMESDFPMDRLICGDVGFGKTEVAIRAAFKAVMDSKQVAVLVPTTILAEQHYNTFKDRLEKYPVEIAILSRFIKKSEQTKIVEKLKKGEIDIIIGTHRLLSSDIQFKDLGLLIIDEEHRFGVLAKEKIRKIKSNVDTLYLTATPIPRTLNMALSGLRDISLITTPPPNRLPIITEVMRFDINRIREIIRFEISRGGQVFFVHDRVKSIQKIADYLQSHIPDAKFIVAHGQMKPSKLEEVLHQFLSRKYDVLVSTKIIESGIDIPNANTIIINRADRFGLAELYQLRGRVGRTNKQAYAYLVVPSLKTITKDAIQRIQALEEFSELGSGFSLSMRDLEIRGSGNLLGTEQSGFINAVGFDMYMKILEEAVSEIKQQEYPDIIKLTLEKENIETTLEVFFNYTIPDDYIYDQEIRLNYYSRIFSSNNSLQLDEIAYEMRDQFGEFPDSVINLFEIAKIRLLAQSAFFEKVIIQKHRIALSFPRKEKTQYYDLYFNEIINFIVKYYGDKSQLKEIKDNLLIEFKIEVISAFQSMQFLRKFLNEIILIIEREKNKDAKELIRNFGVN; this comes from the coding sequence TTGAAATACTTAGACACAATAAAAATAATTACAAAATATCATTTGCTATTTGAGCCAATCATTCAAAGATTGGAAGGGGAAAGTACATTCTCGATTTTAAAATTACCATTAAGCTTAAAAACATATCTTACAATTGAATTATTCAAGAAAGATTTCACACCATTTCTAATTTGCGAAAATTACATTCAAGCCCGACAAATAAAATCTGAATTAGAATTATTGGGCTTGGTAGAACAATCTATCCTTTTCACCTTCGAGCAAGAAGATATTCATTCGTTGAGTACAGAAGAATTTTTGACACAAATTCAAAAAGATAAATTTATAATAGTTACCACTCCAAAAACATTAGATATTAAAGTCCAATCAAAAGACGTATTTGAACGCAATCAAATACTAATTAGTAAGGATACCAAACTATCTTATAACGAACTTATTCAATTGCTCGAAGAATTAAATTATAGCCGACAAAAGTTCGTTGAATCAAAAGGAGAGTTTGCAGTTAGAGGTTCTATCATTGATATCTTTTCTTATTCCCACACCACTCCAGTTAGAATCGAATTTGATGGGGATGAAATATCATCATTAAGACTATTTGATCCAGAAAGTCAGAGATCTTTTCAAATTATTAATGAATATCCTATTTATTCGACCAATTTAAGTGAATTTGTCGAGAAGGATAGTTCGTTATTTGACTATGCCAGTAATCCGATATTAATTACAAGGGAAATATTTTTATTGGATCGGGCAGATGAATTACGAACTTACAAACTGATCGTTGAAAAAGAATTTCATTCAAAAGAGTTAATTGATTTTAGGATTCGCTCCATTCCATCTATTCATAAAAATTTAGAAATACTTGAATACGAATTAAAAAAATTAGTTAAGGAAAATTATCGAATAGTTATTACATCTGATCAAGAATCACAATTGCAGAGGGTGAAGGATCTATTACTGGAATACTCAGAATTTTTCCTTGAAAGAATTGATGATGGTACAATAAAATTCGAATTAATTCCCGTTCTTGATGGGTTTATCCTTGAAGAGAACAAAGTTGCAATTTTTCCTGAGCATCAAATTTTTGAAAGACCTTTCTTTATTTCTTCAAGATCAGTTAAAAAACCAAAAACATCTTCTACACAATTCTTAAAAACGATTCAAATTGGCGATTATGTTGTTCATTCAGATTATGGTATCGGGAAATTTCTTGGACTTGAACAAATAAAATTTGATGATACAACTCATGAAGCTATTAAAATCGCTTTTGCGGATAACGACATAGTTTATGTAAATATCAATTATCTTCATAAAGTTAAAAAGTATTCTTCAAAAGAAGGAGCTGTTCCAAAATTATCAAAACCTGGAACAGCTGAATGGAAAAACACAAAAGAGAAAATAAAAGAAAAGATTAAAGATGCAGTTCAGGAGCTAATTCGACTTTACGCTGAGAGAAAAGCTTCTAAAGGTTTTAAATTTTCAGCGGATACTGTCTGGCAAAAAGAACTGGAAGCAAGTTTTTATTATGAAGATACCCCTGACCAGATAAAAGTTACAGAAGAAATAAAACGAGATATGGAATCGGATTTTCCAATGGATCGTCTAATTTGTGGTGATGTTGGGTTTGGAAAAACAGAAGTTGCTATCCGTGCTGCATTCAAAGCAGTGATGGATAGTAAACAAGTTGCAGTACTTGTTCCCACGACAATTCTTGCTGAGCAGCATTACAATACTTTCAAAGACCGTCTTGAGAAATATCCAGTCGAAATTGCAATACTCTCAAGATTTATTAAAAAATCAGAACAAACCAAAATCGTCGAGAAATTAAAAAAAGGTGAGATTGATATTATAATTGGAACTCATAGACTTCTTTCATCGGATATTCAATTTAAAGATCTTGGTCTTTTGATAATTGACGAAGAACATCGATTTGGAGTCCTTGCAAAAGAAAAAATTAGAAAAATTAAATCGAATGTTGATACGCTTTATTTAACAGCAACACCGATACCTCGAACTTTGAATATGGCATTAAGCGGATTAAGGGACATTTCTTTAATTACAACTCCGCCTCCGAACCGCTTGCCAATAATTACGGAAGTAATGAGATTCGATATTAATAGAATTAGGGAGATTATAAGATTTGAAATAAGCAGAGGCGGTCAGGTATTTTTTGTCCACGATAGAGTGAAATCAATTCAAAAAATAGCAGATTATCTGCAATCCCATATTCCTGACGCGAAGTTTATAGTTGCTCACGGTCAGATGAAACCATCCAAGCTAGAAGAAGTGCTGCATCAATTCCTTTCAAGAAAATATGATGTTCTTGTAAGTACTAAAATAATCGAATCAGGCATCGATATTCCTAATGCAAACACAATCATAATCAATCGTGCTGATAGATTTGGACTTGCTGAACTTTATCAGCTTCGGGGGAGAGTCGGACGGACTAACAAACAAGCTTATGCATATCTTGTTGTTCCATCTTTAAAAACAATTACGAAAGACGCGATTCAAAGAATTCAAGCACTTGAAGAATTTTCCGAACTTGGAAGTGGATTCTCTCTTTCAATGAGAGATCTGGAAATTCGCGGCTCTGGAAATTTGCTCGGTACAGAACAGAGCGGATTTATTAATGCAGTTGGTTTCGATATGTATATGAAAATTTTAGAAGAGGCAGTGAGTGAAATTAAGCAGCAGGAGTATCCTGATATCATCAAACTGACACTTGAAAAAGAAAATATAGAAACTACTCTTGAAGTATTTTTCAATTACACAATTCCTGATGATTACATTTACGATCAGGAAATTCGGCTTAATTATTATTCAAGAATTTTCTCGTCAAATAATTCATTACAACTTGACGAAATCGCTTATGAAATGCGGGATCAATTTGGTGAATTCCCCGATAGTGTGATTAACCTTTTTGAAATTGCTAAAATTCGTTTACTCGCTCAAAGTGCATTTTTTGAGAAAGTAATAATTCAAAAGCATCGAATTGCTTTAAGTTTTCCGAGAAAAGAAAAAACGCAATACTATGATTTATATTTTAATGAGATTATTAATTTCATTGTCAAATATTATGGAGATAAGAGTCAGCTTAAGGAAATAAAAGACAATCTATTGATTGAATTCAAAATTGAAGTAATTAGTGCATTTCAGTCTATGCAATTTCTACGCAAGTTTTTAAACGAGATAATTCTTATAATCGAAAGAGAAAAGAATAAAGATGCTAAAGAATTAATAAGGAATTTCGGAGTTAATTAA
- a CDS encoding N-acetylmuramoyl-L-alanine amidase, giving the protein MKKVVIIAFLILALWNKLFAQLYSFSVNLNGKPSQLMIRAYQSNATFIAIEDLLSVLEIPLNFDSEVLRGQISLNEGNLFITAYNPFLFFVQNDGKKFTIQLQQNVDYRYGKLFIPAKGISNFLNKYTSIQVEINEKVFLINIKYNKSERKLASSKPVENIPQQMVTSSRADVNLPRSSQITYETSPPKTNFDLYDFTMEEKANGYILRIKSRKQIKSVSKNLSGNFLYLRIPNSTIDTDRFNTELSSGIISAVNSIQNGKDADLKITLREKIQSQEIVSEKKTNDVLLLLHVSSDIIKKLKEESKKILEAKNKNSKFDVIVIDAGHGGRDPGAIGYRGIKEKDVNLGIALKLGKLLEDKLKDVKVIYTRKDDQFVELYRRGQIANENNGKLFISIHCNSTDDKPGLNKGSEVYILRPGRTEDAIRIAEKENSVIKLEEGYQERYKYLSDENFILTAMASTANVRHSEKFAELLSEKFHKSLPLKHNGVKQAGFFVLVGASMPSVLIETGYINHPEDELYLRSEKGQQEIAEAIFKAVVDYKNYYEKLATK; this is encoded by the coding sequence ATGAAAAAAGTAGTTATAATAGCTTTTTTGATTTTAGCTCTCTGGAATAAGCTATTTGCACAACTTTATTCTTTCTCTGTTAATTTAAATGGCAAACCATCTCAATTGATGATACGGGCTTATCAATCAAATGCAACTTTTATTGCAATTGAAGATTTACTTAGTGTTCTTGAAATACCATTGAATTTTGATTCAGAAGTTTTAAGAGGACAAATTTCGCTGAACGAAGGCAACTTATTTATTACAGCTTATAATCCATTTTTGTTTTTTGTTCAAAACGATGGGAAAAAGTTTACTATTCAATTGCAGCAGAATGTTGATTATAGATACGGAAAGTTGTTTATTCCAGCAAAAGGCATATCAAATTTCTTAAATAAGTATACATCAATTCAGGTTGAGATCAACGAAAAAGTTTTTTTAATCAATATCAAATACAATAAATCAGAGAGAAAATTAGCCTCTTCAAAACCAGTTGAAAATATCCCACAACAAATGGTTACATCTTCCAGAGCAGATGTGAACTTACCGCGGTCTTCCCAAATAACTTATGAAACATCTCCGCCAAAAACGAACTTTGATTTGTATGATTTTACCATGGAAGAGAAAGCGAATGGATATATCCTCAGAATAAAATCCAGGAAACAAATTAAAAGTGTTTCGAAAAATCTGTCGGGAAATTTTCTTTATTTAAGAATTCCTAACTCAACAATTGATACTGATAGATTTAATACTGAATTAAGTTCTGGTATAATTTCAGCAGTCAACTCAATTCAAAATGGGAAAGATGCTGATTTGAAGATTACATTAAGAGAAAAGATTCAATCTCAAGAAATAGTCAGTGAAAAGAAAACAAATGATGTTTTGCTATTGTTACATGTTTCATCGGATATTATCAAGAAATTAAAAGAAGAAAGCAAGAAAATACTTGAGGCAAAAAATAAAAACTCCAAGTTCGATGTTATAGTAATTGATGCTGGACATGGTGGGAGGGATCCAGGCGCAATTGGTTATCGAGGAATAAAAGAGAAAGATGTAAATCTTGGAATAGCTTTAAAGCTGGGTAAATTACTCGAGGATAAATTAAAAGATGTAAAAGTTATCTACACAAGAAAAGATGATCAATTTGTTGAGCTTTATCGTCGTGGACAAATTGCAAATGAAAATAATGGAAAATTATTTATCTCGATACATTGTAATTCAACAGATGATAAGCCTGGATTAAATAAAGGCTCAGAAGTTTATATACTTCGACCTGGAAGAACTGAAGATGCAATTCGAATTGCAGAAAAAGAAAATAGTGTAATTAAGCTTGAAGAAGGTTATCAGGAAAGATATAAGTATTTAAGCGATGAGAATTTTATTTTAACCGCAATGGCGTCAACAGCAAATGTAAGACACAGCGAAAAATTTGCTGAACTACTTTCAGAAAAATTTCACAAAAGTTTGCCTCTTAAGCATAATGGAGTTAAACAGGCTGGATTCTTTGTCCTTGTTGGTGCATCAATGCCGAGTGTATTAATTGAGACAGGTTACATTAATCACCCTGAAGATGAGCTTTATTTGCGAAGCGAAAAAGGTCAACAAGAAATTGCAGAAGCAATTTTCAAAGCTGTAGTTGATTACAAAAATTATTATGAAAAACTCGCAACGAAATGA
- the nrfA gene encoding ammonia-forming cytochrome c nitrite reductase — MKPIRELIKEKPWTGWLLFTLTAIIVFLLGLFASSIVERRSESMMLQQVKPINEWEPRNEVWGENYPREYETYLMTSDTTFFSKYAGNGHIDLLEKYPSMVILWAGYAFSRDYNQARGHYYSVEDVRKTLRTGVPQPATCWTCKSTDVPRLMSEMGVANFYKAKLTDLGAEVLNPIGCQDCHDPKTMNLRITRPALVEAFQRQGKDITKATHQEMRSLVCAQCHVEYYFKGEGKYLTFPWDDGISVEAMEKYYDEIEHVDFVHALSKAPIIKAQHPDWELAQFGIHAQRGVSCADCHMPYKSEGGVKFTSHHVVSPLKNISGSCQVCHRESEETLRQNVYDRQDKVRELLDIVENSLVKAHIEAKIAWDNGAKEEDMKPILKLIRQAQWRWDYVSASIGGAFHAPLECARILGNAIQKSELARNELTKLLIKLNVKLPIQYPDVSTKEKAQKYIGLDMQKLFKEKEEFLKTVVAEWDKKAKKNY, encoded by the coding sequence ATGAAACCAATAAGAGAACTAATTAAAGAAAAACCCTGGACTGGTTGGTTATTATTTACATTAACTGCTATTATAGTTTTTCTTCTTGGACTTTTTGCCTCCTCAATTGTCGAACGAAGAAGCGAATCAATGATGCTTCAGCAAGTAAAACCAATTAATGAATGGGAGCCAAGAAATGAAGTCTGGGGAGAAAATTATCCAAGAGAATATGAAACTTACTTAATGACAAGCGACACAACTTTCTTTTCAAAATATGCTGGAAATGGTCATATCGATTTACTCGAAAAATATCCATCTATGGTTATCTTGTGGGCAGGTTACGCTTTTTCAAGAGATTATAATCAAGCAAGAGGTCACTATTACTCTGTAGAAGATGTTAGAAAAACTTTGAGAACTGGTGTTCCACAACCTGCAACTTGCTGGACTTGTAAAAGCACCGATGTTCCAAGATTAATGAGTGAAATGGGAGTCGCAAACTTCTATAAAGCTAAATTAACTGATCTGGGCGCTGAAGTGTTGAATCCAATTGGTTGTCAGGATTGTCATGATCCAAAAACAATGAATTTAAGAATTACAAGACCTGCATTAGTTGAAGCTTTCCAAAGACAGGGGAAAGATATTACAAAAGCTACTCATCAAGAAATGCGTTCACTTGTTTGCGCTCAGTGCCATGTTGAATACTACTTCAAAGGCGAAGGCAAATATCTTACTTTTCCCTGGGATGATGGAATCTCCGTTGAAGCAATGGAAAAATATTATGACGAAATTGAACATGTTGATTTTGTTCACGCTTTGAGTAAAGCTCCTATAATTAAAGCACAACATCCCGATTGGGAACTTGCCCAATTTGGAATTCATGCACAAAGAGGCGTAAGCTGCGCTGACTGCCATATGCCATACAAAAGCGAAGGTGGAGTAAAGTTTACAAGCCATCATGTGGTCAGTCCATTGAAAAATATTTCTGGTTCCTGTCAGGTCTGTCATCGTGAAAGCGAAGAAACATTAAGACAAAATGTTTACGACAGGCAAGATAAAGTTCGAGAATTATTAGACATCGTTGAAAATAGTCTCGTTAAAGCTCATATTGAAGCAAAGATTGCATGGGATAATGGTGCAAAAGAAGAAGATATGAAACCCATATTAAAATTAATTCGTCAAGCTCAGTGGCGATGGGATTACGTTTCAGCAAGTATTGGAGGAGCCTTCCATGCACCACTTGAATGCGCAAGAATTCTTGGTAACGCAATTCAAAAAAGCGAACTAGCCAGAAACGAACTAACCAAACTTTTGATAAAACTTAATGTGAAGTTACCTATTCAATATCCCGATGTTTCAACAAAGGAAAAAGCTCAAAAGTATATAGGGCTTGATATGCAAAAACTCTTTAAAGAGAAAGAAGAATTTCTAAAAACTGTTGTTGCTGAATGGGATAAAAAAGCAAAGAAGAATTATTAA
- a CDS encoding Rrf2 family transcriptional regulator, whose amino-acid sequence MSVIFSKKCEYGLQAILYLASKNDKEFFSAKEIASDLKIPKEFVSKILQSLVNYKIVGSKKGKNGGFFLAKKPSQIRLIDIVEAIDGLKVFETCVLGFPDCKSDVPCPVHYQWGKLRSMAYEMLSAETIDKFTDKVLEKIKTL is encoded by the coding sequence ATGTCAGTGATATTTTCTAAAAAATGTGAATACGGTTTACAAGCAATTCTTTATCTGGCGAGCAAAAACGATAAAGAATTTTTTTCGGCTAAAGAAATAGCCAGCGACTTAAAAATTCCAAAAGAATTTGTTTCCAAGATTTTACAATCACTTGTGAATTACAAAATTGTCGGTTCAAAAAAAGGTAAAAACGGAGGTTTCTTTCTCGCCAAAAAACCAAGTCAAATTAGATTGATTGACATTGTTGAGGCTATTGATGGCTTGAAAGTTTTTGAAACTTGTGTCCTGGGATTCCCTGATTGCAAATCAGATGTTCCTTGTCCGGTTCATTATCAATGGGGGAAATTAAGAAGTATGGCGTATGAAATGCTCAGCGCCGAAACCATTGATAAATTCACTGATAAGGTTCTCGAAAAAATAAAAACTCTATAG
- the nrfH gene encoding cytochrome c nitrite reductase small subunit has translation MKSGVKKLIDYIIPPHNWIVAVSLIVGLFVGIAMLILYISNAPSYLSDRPEACINCHVMTPQYITWRNSSHFRVATCNDCHVPQDNFARKLYFKASDGLRHTTVFTFRMEPQVIQIKEAGKKVVQENCIRCHQNLIDQTELINVSYTKFSHGKDKLCWDCHRETPHGRVNSLASTPYARVPKLNPVLPDWLNKFFQTEK, from the coding sequence ATGAAAAGTGGAGTAAAAAAATTAATTGATTACATAATTCCACCTCACAACTGGATTGTTGCTGTATCTTTGATTGTCGGGCTTTTTGTTGGAATTGCGATGTTAATCCTTTACATTTCAAATGCACCATCATATCTATCCGATAGACCAGAAGCTTGTATAAATTGTCATGTTATGACGCCTCAATACATCACCTGGAGAAATTCAAGTCATTTTAGAGTTGCAACCTGTAATGATTGTCATGTTCCGCAGGATAACTTCGCAAGGAAATTATATTTCAAAGCAAGTGATGGGCTAAGACATACAACCGTATTTACTTTTAGAATGGAACCTCAGGTAATTCAGATCAAAGAAGCAGGGAAAAAAGTTGTTCAGGAAAATTGTATTAGATGTCATCAGAATCTTATTGATCAAACTGAGTTGATTAATGTTAGTTATACAAAATTCTCACACGGTAAGGATAAATTATGCTGGGATTGTCATCGAGAAACACCTCATGGCAGAGTTAATAGTCTTGCATCTACGCCTTATGCTCGTGTTCCAAAATTAAATCCTGTATTACCCGATTGGCTTAATAAATTTTTCCAAACAGAGAAATAA
- a CDS encoding 4Fe-4S binding protein: MRTEIEAITKINSQKLNQPKKLKNKIIKNEERSIQKVRFIIQILSVLLSIWIGIEFILFVKFLESGGQSIFVERPPGVEGYLPISSLMSLRYFLATGEIHWAHPAGMFIFLAIVMMSLVIGKSFCSWFCPIGFLSENLGDFGEKIFKKRLRMPKFLDIPLRSLKYLLLGFFLYVIFFAMDIISLKLFLDSPYNQVADIKMYYFFARISKFSLNVIIILAVLSILFRNFWCRYLCPYGALLGLVGLLSPIKIKRNIKSCIDCNKCSKVCPNFIDVAHKKYVISDECNSCMNCVDVCPVKDTLYLEILPAKRKFSKKFVAAAVVGLFMLITGLGMITGNWKNKIKLEDYFYHIQRIETSDYSHPTGVNK; the protein is encoded by the coding sequence ATGCGGACAGAAATTGAAGCAATCACAAAAATCAATTCTCAAAAGTTAAATCAGCCAAAGAAATTAAAAAACAAAATTATAAAGAACGAGGAAAGATCAATTCAGAAGGTAAGATTTATTATTCAAATCTTATCCGTTTTACTTTCAATCTGGATCGGAATTGAGTTTATTCTATTCGTTAAATTTTTAGAAAGCGGTGGTCAGTCAATTTTTGTCGAAAGGCCACCTGGTGTTGAAGGCTACCTTCCAATTAGTTCACTAATGTCGTTGAGATATTTTCTGGCAACCGGAGAAATTCACTGGGCACATCCAGCTGGAATGTTTATTTTTTTAGCAATAGTAATGATGTCACTTGTGATCGGAAAATCTTTTTGCAGCTGGTTCTGTCCAATTGGATTTCTATCTGAAAATCTTGGGGATTTTGGAGAAAAGATTTTCAAAAAAAGATTAAGGATGCCAAAATTTTTGGACATACCTCTTCGAAGTTTAAAATATCTTCTTCTCGGATTTTTCCTTTATGTGATCTTTTTTGCAATGGATATTATTTCCCTCAAACTTTTTCTCGATAGCCCATATAACCAAGTAGCTGATATTAAGATGTATTATTTCTTCGCTCGAATTTCAAAATTCTCTCTCAATGTAATAATAATTCTTGCAGTTCTCTCAATTCTTTTCAGAAATTTTTGGTGCAGATACTTATGTCCTTATGGTGCATTACTTGGATTGGTTGGGCTTCTTAGTCCAATTAAAATTAAACGAAATATCAAATCCTGTATCGACTGTAATAAATGTTCTAAAGTTTGTCCAAATTTTATCGATGTGGCTCACAAAAAATATGTAATTTCTGATGAATGCAACTCTTGTATGAATTGCGTTGATGTTTGCCCGGTAAAAGACACTCTTTATTTAGAAATTCTTCCAGCCAAAAGGAAGTTTTCTAAGAAATTTGTTGCTGCTGCTGTAGTTGGATTATTTATGTTAATCACTGGACTAGGTATGATTACAGGCAACTGGAAAAATAAAATCAAACTGGAAGATTATTTCTACCATATTCAAAGAATAGAAACTTCTGATTATTCACATCCAACAGGAGTAAATAAATAA
- a CDS encoding MBL fold metallo-hydrolase has protein sequence MKLKFWGTRGSIAVTGKNYCKYGGNTPCIEVSFDDSDELIILDAGTGIRELGIDLINRNYRNIKIFLSHFHTDHIVGLPFFAPLYNDEFNIEILAQPYTLKNTEDILDLILSPPLFSITKDYFKSKFQFHNIDSNFVYETQKFKIETIKLHHPNPTLGYKVTNGDKKIVYFTDNELIQNNHSVEDIEKLILTNHKNLIDFCLDADVLIHDSSYSFDDYNRRIGWGHSSNLAVAIFANLAKVKNLYLFHYDPDYDDEFIDKFVDETKSYLKSLGSNVNCFASYDQLEILI, from the coding sequence ATGAAACTTAAATTTTGGGGAACAAGAGGTTCCATCGCGGTAACGGGCAAGAATTATTGCAAGTATGGAGGTAATACTCCATGCATTGAAGTTTCATTCGACGATTCTGATGAGTTGATTATTCTTGATGCGGGCACAGGCATTCGTGAACTGGGAATTGATTTAATTAACAGAAATTATCGAAACATAAAGATCTTTCTATCTCACTTTCACACCGATCACATTGTTGGATTGCCTTTTTTTGCTCCTTTGTATAATGATGAATTTAATATTGAGATTCTTGCTCAACCTTATACATTGAAAAATACTGAAGACATTTTGGATTTAATTTTAAGTCCTCCTCTTTTTTCTATTACAAAAGATTACTTCAAATCTAAATTTCAATTTCACAATATTGATAGCAATTTTGTATATGAAACCCAGAAGTTTAAGATAGAAACGATCAAGCTTCATCATCCCAATCCAACGCTTGGTTATAAAGTAACCAATGGTGATAAAAAGATAGTTTATTTTACTGATAATGAATTAATTCAAAACAATCATTCTGTTGAAGACATTGAAAAATTAATTCTGACAAATCATAAGAACTTGATTGATTTTTGTCTTGATGCGGATGTTTTGATTCACGATTCAAGCTATTCATTTGATGATTATAACAGAAGAATTGGCTGGGGGCACTCGAGCAATCTGGCAGTTGCAATTTTTGCAAATCTCGCAAAGGTTAAGAATTTATATTTGTTTCATTACGATCCGGATTATGATGATGAATTTATTGATAAATTTGTCGATGAGACAAAATCTTACTTAAAAAGTTTAGGTAGTAATGTAAATTGTTTTGCGTCTTACGATCAGTTAGAAATATTAATTTAA